In Hoeflea ulvae, one genomic interval encodes:
- the tssK gene encoding type VI secretion system baseplate subunit TssK, which yields MSWYSKVVWSEGLFLRQHHLQQNDRYVEHLLDLRVRHTTPYPWGFASLEIDRDLAQQNKFGIRRASGVFQDGTPFDLGETSPVPAPVDVPEGSERRYVYLTLPGIEPNEREIDMPEGKSGSRFTRSLERVMDSSSGMHVEEEIEIAHPRVEISISEVPKPRHNNLLISRIVEVRDKTIILDDTIAPPVLVCHAHPEPMGWLDRVIGWVDTRLESLARYATDPSSGGGLQAYDYFMLQMLNREINVLKHYRASKYVHPEKLYIEFLRLAGELSTFSGSRLVPEFPRYDHDNLHEIFAPLLSTIQRLLSLDIGRAIRLDLTEVRANAYMANVNDRTLFSKATFIIEVAASMPLSQIQMQFPDLVKVGPNTKMKEIVQTHLPGIAVVHMPTPPRQIRTITDHVYFQLEKNTPLWPEFSVASGLAMHFAGNWPDLQLELWAILDDRQ from the coding sequence ATGTCATGGTACAGCAAGGTTGTTTGGTCTGAAGGTTTGTTTCTGCGGCAGCACCACCTTCAGCAGAATGACCGTTATGTTGAGCATTTGCTGGATCTGCGCGTGCGCCACACGACACCTTACCCTTGGGGTTTTGCTTCGCTCGAGATCGACCGGGACCTTGCCCAGCAGAACAAGTTCGGAATCAGGCGCGCTTCAGGTGTGTTCCAGGACGGCACACCGTTTGATCTGGGCGAGACCTCCCCGGTTCCCGCGCCTGTGGATGTGCCCGAGGGGTCGGAACGGCGTTATGTCTACCTGACCTTGCCCGGCATCGAGCCGAATGAACGCGAGATCGACATGCCCGAGGGCAAGAGCGGCAGCCGGTTTACCCGCTCGCTGGAGCGGGTGATGGATTCATCGTCGGGCATGCATGTCGAGGAAGAGATCGAAATTGCCCATCCGCGGGTGGAGATTTCGATCAGCGAGGTGCCGAAACCGCGCCATAACAATCTGCTGATTTCGCGCATCGTCGAAGTCCGCGACAAGACCATCATCCTCGATGATACCATCGCGCCGCCGGTGCTGGTCTGCCATGCGCATCCGGAGCCGATGGGATGGCTCGACCGGGTGATCGGCTGGGTCGATACCCGGCTCGAATCGCTGGCGCGGTATGCCACCGATCCGAGTTCCGGCGGCGGTCTGCAAGCCTATGATTATTTCATGCTGCAGATGCTCAACCGCGAAATCAACGTGCTCAAGCACTATCGCGCTTCCAAATATGTCCATCCCGAAAAACTCTATATCGAGTTCCTCAGGCTGGCGGGGGAGCTGTCGACCTTCTCCGGAAGCCGGCTGGTTCCGGAATTTCCGCGATATGACCATGACAATCTGCACGAGATCTTCGCGCCGCTGCTGAGCACCATCCAGCGCCTGCTCAGTCTCGATATCGGCCGTGCGATCCGGCTTGACCTGACCGAAGTGCGGGCCAATGCCTATATGGCCAATGTCAATGACCGGACGCTGTTCAGCAAGGCGACCTTCATCATCGAGGTTGCCGCGTCGATGCCGTTGTCGCAGATCCAGATGCAGTTTCCCGACCTGGTCAAGGTCGGTCCCAACACCAAGATGAAGGAAATCGTCCAGACACATCTTCCGGGCATTGCAGTCGTGCACATGCCGACACCGCCGCGGCAGATCCGGACGATCACCGATCATGTCTATTTCCAGCTGGAGAAGAACACGCCGCTGTGGCCGGAATTCAGCGTGGCAAGCGGGCTGGCGATGCATTTTGCCGGCAACTGGCCGGATCTTCAGCTTGAATTGTGGGCGATCCTGGATGACCGGCAATGA
- the tssH gene encoding type VI secretion system ATPase TssH, translating into MNEISLETVAGKLNTVGYDAFMKALRQARTAGNRNVEMAHLLLHLVQNERTDVAHTLTHLGIDKSAVVAELVATTSGFRANETEMPGVSTQIIDLLDRGWHYATLLFGELQIRSGHLLVAALKSPSIKRAIASASRSLGAIDADALIAQHREFWQRSDESNLRPMDGFSPSGAADGGEDGLTEAKGTTALDRFSIDMTAQAASGKLDPIVGRDEEIRQIIDVLSRRRQNNPILTGEAGVGKTAVVEGFAHCIASGDVPPALRNVRLLALDIGLMQAGASLKGEFEQRLRSVIDEVQSSPTPIILFIDEAHTLVGAGGAQGTGDAANLLKPALARGTLRTIGATTWAEYRQYFEKDPALTRRFQPVHVDEPSIEKCCYMLRGILGPMEKHHNVRISDAALVAAVQLSARYIPARQLPDKAVSLLDTACARVAISQSTTPAALADIRVSIEAAGKELDALGNESELGSTNPERIAELEQLVAEKEAQLAERRAAYDREKELVDEIIAARSALRAAAAPSMETPEAQGPVTAEQGDQNVTADEPGEPEAAAEEDPAGAAEPSETDTGLRLEELNRSLSDIRDDERMVFAHVDEQAIAAVVSAWTGIPVGRMVRDEIQSILKLSETLNKRVIGQAHGIDMITRRIETSRAKLDNPNKPIGVFMLCGPSGVGKTETALALAEAIYGGEQNIITINMSEFQEAHTVSLLKGAPPGYVGYGEGGRLTEAVRRKPYSVVLLDEVEKAHSDVHELFFQVFDKGRMEDGTGRVIDFKNTLIILTSNVGTEAIMQLAAEGKTRPDVEELSKALRPYLQQVFPPALLGRIVTIPYFPLSQDMLGGIVKLQLEQIKRRVRDNHNAELICTDGLIDYIVSCCNDPDSGGRMIDNIITNTLLPDLARHFLHSSMEQAEFRTVTVDHKDGNYTYALE; encoded by the coding sequence ATGAACGAGATTAGCCTGGAAACCGTAGCAGGAAAGCTGAACACCGTCGGTTACGACGCCTTCATGAAGGCCCTGAGGCAGGCCAGGACCGCCGGCAACCGCAATGTCGAAATGGCGCATTTGCTGCTGCATCTGGTGCAGAACGAGCGAACCGATGTGGCCCATACGCTGACCCATCTGGGTATCGACAAATCCGCGGTCGTGGCCGAGCTGGTGGCGACGACCTCCGGGTTCAGGGCCAATGAAACCGAGATGCCCGGGGTCTCCACCCAGATAATCGATCTTCTGGACAGGGGCTGGCACTATGCCACGCTGCTGTTTGGCGAGTTGCAGATCCGCAGCGGCCATCTGCTGGTGGCGGCGCTGAAATCGCCGAGCATCAAGCGCGCGATCGCATCGGCATCGCGCAGTCTCGGGGCGATCGATGCGGATGCGCTGATTGCCCAGCATCGCGAGTTCTGGCAGCGTTCGGACGAGTCCAATCTCAGGCCGATGGATGGGTTTTCGCCCAGTGGTGCGGCGGATGGCGGCGAAGACGGGCTGACGGAGGCAAAGGGCACCACCGCGCTCGACCGGTTTTCCATCGACATGACGGCGCAGGCCGCATCGGGAAAGCTTGACCCGATTGTCGGGCGCGACGAGGAAATCCGCCAGATCATCGATGTGCTGTCGCGGCGGCGGCAAAACAACCCGATCCTGACCGGCGAGGCCGGTGTCGGCAAGACCGCCGTGGTGGAGGGTTTTGCCCATTGCATCGCATCGGGCGATGTTCCGCCGGCGCTGCGCAATGTCCGGCTTCTGGCGCTGGATATCGGCCTGATGCAGGCCGGCGCGTCGCTCAAGGGCGAGTTCGAGCAGCGCCTGCGCTCGGTGATAGACGAGGTGCAGTCATCGCCCACCCCGATCATCCTGTTCATCGATGAAGCCCACACGCTGGTTGGCGCAGGCGGGGCGCAAGGCACCGGGGATGCTGCCAATCTGCTCAAGCCGGCGCTGGCCCGCGGCACCCTTCGGACAATCGGCGCCACCACCTGGGCCGAGTATCGCCAGTATTTCGAAAAGGACCCGGCGCTGACGCGGCGGTTTCAGCCCGTGCATGTCGATGAGCCGTCGATCGAGAAATGCTGCTACATGCTGCGCGGCATTCTTGGGCCGATGGAAAAGCATCACAATGTGCGGATCTCCGATGCCGCGCTGGTCGCCGCGGTTCAATTGTCGGCGCGCTATATTCCGGCGCGGCAATTGCCGGACAAGGCGGTGAGCCTGCTCGATACGGCCTGCGCCCGGGTCGCCATCAGCCAGAGCACCACGCCGGCGGCACTCGCCGATATCAGGGTGTCCATCGAAGCGGCCGGCAAGGAGCTCGACGCGCTGGGCAATGAGAGCGAATTGGGAAGCACCAATCCCGAGCGGATCGCCGAGCTCGAGCAGCTCGTTGCGGAGAAGGAGGCACAGCTTGCCGAGCGGCGGGCAGCCTATGACCGGGAAAAGGAGCTGGTGGACGAGATCATCGCCGCGCGCTCTGCTCTGCGTGCCGCGGCCGCGCCGTCCATGGAGACGCCTGAAGCTCAGGGACCAGTCACCGCCGAGCAAGGCGATCAAAATGTGACTGCGGATGAGCCGGGAGAACCTGAAGCCGCGGCGGAGGAAGATCCGGCAGGGGCCGCTGAGCCGTCAGAGACTGATACCGGCCTGAGGCTTGAGGAGCTCAACAGGTCACTGAGCGACATCCGCGACGACGAGCGCATGGTCTTTGCCCATGTCGACGAACAGGCGATTGCGGCCGTGGTGTCGGCCTGGACCGGGATTCCCGTGGGCCGCATGGTCCGCGATGAAATCCAATCGATCCTGAAATTGTCGGAGACGCTGAACAAGCGGGTCATCGGGCAGGCGCATGGCATCGACATGATCACCCGCCGCATCGAGACCAGCCGCGCCAAGCTCGACAATCCCAACAAGCCGATCGGGGTGTTCATGCTGTGCGGCCCGTCCGGGGTCGGCAAGACCGAGACCGCGCTGGCGCTGGCGGAAGCGATCTATGGCGGCGAGCAAAACATCATCACCATCAATATGAGCGAATTCCAGGAGGCCCACACGGTGTCGCTGCTCAAGGGCGCACCTCCGGGCTATGTCGGATATGGCGAAGGGGGACGGCTGACGGAAGCCGTGCGCCGCAAGCCCTACAGCGTCGTACTGCTCGACGAGGTCGAAAAGGCGCATTCCGACGTGCACGAGCTGTTTTTCCAGGTGTTTGACAAGGGGCGCATGGAGGACGGCACCGGCCGGGTGATCGACTTCAAGAATACCCTGATCATCCTGACCTCGAATGTCGGCACCGAGGCGATCATGCAACTGGCCGCCGAGGGCAAGACACGGCCCGACGTGGAGGAGCTGTCAAAAGCGTTGCGTCCCTATCTCCAGCAGGTTTTCCCGCCAGCGCTGCTTGGCCGCATCGTCACCATCCCCTATTTCCCGCTGTCCCAGGACATGCTGGGCGGGATTGTCAAATTGCAACTCGAGCAGATCAAGCGGCGGGTGCGCGACAATCACAATGCCGAACTGATCTGCACGGACGGGCTGATCGACTACATCGTCTCGTGCTGCAACGATCCCGATTCCGGCGGCCGGATGATCGACAATATCATCACCAACACCTTGCTGCCCGATCTTGCCCGGCATTTCCTGCACAGCTCGATGGAGCAGGCGGAATTCAGGACGGTGACGGTCGACCACAAGGACGGCAACTACACTTACGCGCTGGAATAG
- the tagH gene encoding type VI secretion system-associated FHA domain protein TagH, with amino-acid sequence MKSITLLISNLDRLPDGGPLSYRSEGRAFEIGRDSASDWTLPDPKLFISSRHCDIRFDGQNYILNDISRNGTFLNGAQQRVKSPYTLQPGDKLAIGDYIITVQISDVQQAASGGTSSDAWMSAAPAPAADDDDIWGAATTGPAPVDRSVFKPKRQDQPVHPDFVKSHLDLPPARSAEDPFAPQQARPTPGANPFAPAADPGFPQEPQPIREPGPPPSPRPESRAGSAVGGNDMLAAFKLGARLPSHALANRNSQEVAQELGAMMLLIAEQTALLLKARASAKAMVRTTDRTVIGALDNNPLKFMADPTEALEAMLAKDRSGYLDGMRAFREAFEDIKSHELATYSAMQKALSRLLADMSPESIEAKVEKSAFSNRKAKAWETFVQRWDAKVEAHENGMLDVFLLYFSEAYQEATGTKRK; translated from the coding sequence ATGAAGTCGATTACGCTTTTGATCAGCAATTTGGACAGACTGCCCGATGGTGGCCCGCTGAGTTACCGCTCCGAAGGCCGCGCGTTTGAAATCGGCCGTGACAGCGCAAGCGACTGGACATTGCCGGATCCGAAACTGTTCATCTCATCGCGCCACTGCGATATCCGGTTCGACGGGCAGAACTACATCCTCAACGACATCTCGCGCAATGGCACTTTTCTGAACGGGGCACAGCAAAGGGTGAAAAGCCCCTATACGCTGCAACCCGGCGACAAGCTTGCCATAGGCGATTACATCATCACGGTGCAGATCAGCGATGTGCAGCAAGCTGCCTCCGGCGGCACGTCCAGTGATGCGTGGATGTCGGCAGCACCTGCGCCGGCGGCCGATGACGATGATATCTGGGGAGCAGCCACGACCGGTCCGGCGCCGGTGGATCGCAGCGTGTTCAAACCGAAACGACAGGATCAGCCGGTCCATCCGGATTTCGTCAAATCCCATCTCGACCTGCCGCCCGCCCGGTCGGCGGAAGATCCGTTTGCGCCACAGCAAGCGCGTCCGACGCCGGGGGCCAATCCATTCGCGCCGGCAGCCGACCCCGGGTTTCCGCAAGAGCCGCAACCGATCCGCGAGCCAGGCCCTCCGCCGTCGCCCCGGCCTGAAAGCCGCGCCGGCTCTGCCGTGGGCGGCAATGACATGCTTGCCGCATTCAAGCTCGGCGCGCGATTGCCCTCGCATGCCCTGGCGAACCGCAACAGCCAGGAAGTGGCGCAGGAACTGGGCGCGATGATGCTGCTGATTGCCGAGCAGACGGCGCTGCTGCTCAAGGCGCGCGCTTCGGCCAAGGCGATGGTGCGGACCACCGACCGGACGGTGATCGGTGCGCTTGACAACAATCCGCTCAAATTCATGGCCGACCCGACAGAAGCGCTCGAGGCGATGCTGGCGAAGGACCGTTCCGGCTATCTCGACGGCATGCGGGCCTTCCGCGAAGCCTTTGAGGATATCAAGTCGCACGAACTGGCCACCTATTCGGCCATGCAGAAGGCATTGTCGCGGCTGCTTGCCGACATGTCGCCGGAATCCATCGAAGCCAAGGTCGAGAAGTCCGCCTTCTCCAACCGCAAGGCAAAGGCCTGGGAAACATTCGTGCAGCGCTGGGACGCCAAGGTGGAAGCGCATGAGAACGGCATGCTTGACGTGTTCCTGCTGTATTTCTCCGAGGCCTATCAGGAGGCGACGGGAACCAAGCGCAAGTAA
- the tssM gene encoding type VI secretion system membrane subunit TssM → MRTKLKKFIRWAFVPLALVIFSLAIWFAGPLIEIADYPPLAGFWTRLLIILLIWTVYLGLTAWKYYKRRKAEKALEQAIVAEPEAGDDEELSQRMSDAVETLRKASDGRNFLYDLPWYVIIGPPGVGKTTALVNCGLKFPLAADGENASVAGVGGTRYCDWWFAEDAVLIDTAGRYTTQDTDAESDTKSWLSFLSLLKNNRPKQPINGVILATSLEDLMRLPQEEIDAHATAIRKRLLELYQELKIDFPVYALFTKSDLIAGFNEFFSSFPDERRRQVWGATFQTDDRKKNCVGMVSSEFDDLVMRLTEETADRLQAEPDPMARIAIFGFPAQMASLRDPVSKFLQSIFEPTRYHANAHLRGFYFSSGTQEGTPFDQVLGAMGKDFSAQPVAHMSGRGRSYFLHDLLTKVVFQESGWVSQDMKAVRRSQIVRYGAIAVMALGAIGLTSAWLWSYYQNRNLVAAANASIAEYRGIAGAALNDDVVSDNDLHTVLDLLHKLRNLETGYANQDKEPGYLETFGLSQRARLTAAGNEAYRAALERTFRSRLVYRLERQIEASINDPAVIYEALKVYLMLGGKAPKTDNEFIISWMVRDWEDNLYQGAGNKRGREELEAHLRAMLELDDAEEPQIELNGALVASAQKALVRLSLVDRAYSLIKGEASGANIPDWSLVDAGGGDTALVFETVDGSPVEDLRIPGLFTYGGFHDYFLDQLGAVATKLSAESWVLGEEGAKAKVESQFQSLGNMLLEKYRQDFVAAWEGLFGKVRLKRMSADKPEYTTIAFASSANSPIRNLFLSVARETSLTKEPDGAAGAGVADLVDGATDPGLGTELARIAVQRARDRATGWSRIGINLALKKSQSRLGAGGAAQRPTVPGENIEGYFRPYHQLVDGEVGRRPIDTLITTLYEIYQSLILAATNPSQTERATANLQVQIVNLRANASRLPTPLQRMMEVAVSDFEGDAAGSTISQLNQALNSEVTRVCQDVTANRYPFARGSGRDVQMSEFARVFAPNGAIDKFFANRLATYVDMSGEQWDWKVDSVIAQEMSKATLREFQRASEIRDAFFPSGSPQIGLSMVVRPNTISGNAELALMEVNGTVIQSQQVGNAPVSMTWPGTGAGSASITIFPELPGRKSTITESGQWAFMRLIEKGGASRSGDGIAVRFVIGGREVSYKIEVNSLRNPLTLPALNDFKCPAGF, encoded by the coding sequence ATGCGGACGAAACTGAAAAAGTTCATTCGCTGGGCTTTTGTGCCGCTGGCGCTTGTCATCTTTTCGCTGGCAATCTGGTTCGCCGGACCGCTGATCGAGATTGCCGACTATCCGCCGCTGGCCGGTTTCTGGACCCGGTTGCTGATCATCCTGCTGATCTGGACGGTCTATCTGGGACTGACAGCCTGGAAATATTATAAGCGCCGCAAGGCCGAAAAGGCGCTGGAACAGGCCATTGTCGCCGAGCCGGAGGCCGGAGATGACGAGGAACTGTCGCAACGCATGTCGGATGCGGTGGAGACCTTGCGCAAGGCTTCGGACGGCCGGAACTTTCTCTATGATCTGCCCTGGTATGTGATCATCGGTCCTCCCGGCGTTGGCAAGACCACGGCGCTGGTCAATTGCGGGCTGAAATTCCCGCTGGCGGCCGATGGCGAGAACGCCTCCGTGGCCGGCGTCGGCGGCACGCGCTATTGCGACTGGTGGTTTGCCGAGGATGCGGTGCTGATCGACACCGCAGGGCGCTACACGACGCAGGACACCGACGCGGAATCCGATACCAAGAGCTGGCTGTCTTTCCTGTCTCTGCTGAAGAACAACCGGCCGAAACAACCGATCAACGGCGTGATCCTGGCCACAAGCCTGGAAGACCTGATGCGTCTTCCGCAGGAGGAGATCGATGCGCATGCGACCGCGATCCGCAAGCGGCTGCTTGAACTCTACCAGGAGCTCAAGATCGATTTTCCGGTCTATGCGCTGTTTACCAAGTCCGACCTGATCGCCGGATTCAACGAATTCTTCTCGTCATTTCCGGATGAGCGGCGACGCCAGGTCTGGGGTGCGACCTTCCAGACCGATGATCGCAAGAAGAATTGCGTCGGCATGGTGTCCAGTGAATTCGACGATCTGGTCATGCGCCTGACCGAGGAAACCGCCGACCGGTTGCAGGCCGAGCCCGATCCGATGGCGCGGATTGCGATTTTCGGATTTCCGGCGCAGATGGCCAGCCTGCGTGATCCGGTGTCGAAATTCCTGCAATCGATTTTCGAGCCGACCCGCTATCACGCCAATGCCCATCTCCGCGGCTTCTATTTTTCGTCCGGCACGCAGGAAGGCACGCCGTTCGACCAGGTGCTCGGCGCGATGGGGAAGGACTTTTCCGCCCAACCGGTTGCCCACATGTCGGGCCGGGGCAGGAGCTACTTCCTGCATGACCTGCTGACCAAGGTTGTGTTTCAGGAGTCGGGCTGGGTGTCGCAGGACATGAAGGCCGTGCGGCGCTCGCAGATTGTCCGCTATGGCGCCATCGCGGTGATGGCGCTGGGGGCCATCGGACTGACCTCGGCCTGGCTGTGGAGCTATTACCAGAACCGGAACCTGGTGGCGGCAGCCAACGCCTCGATTGCCGAATATCGCGGCATTGCCGGTGCGGCGCTCAATGATGACGTGGTCAGCGACAATGATTTGCACACGGTGCTCGACCTTCTGCACAAATTGCGCAATCTCGAAACCGGCTATGCCAATCAGGACAAGGAACCGGGCTATCTCGAGACCTTCGGGCTGAGCCAGCGGGCAAGATTGACTGCGGCCGGAAACGAAGCCTATCGCGCCGCGCTCGAACGCACTTTCCGCTCCCGCCTCGTCTACCGCCTCGAACGGCAGATCGAAGCCAGCATCAATGATCCGGCGGTGATCTATGAGGCGCTCAAGGTCTATCTGATGCTGGGCGGCAAGGCGCCGAAGACAGACAATGAATTCATCATTTCATGGATGGTGAGGGACTGGGAGGACAATCTCTACCAGGGGGCGGGCAACAAGCGCGGACGCGAGGAGCTCGAAGCGCATCTGCGGGCCATGCTGGAACTGGATGACGCGGAAGAGCCCCAGATCGAGCTCAACGGCGCCCTTGTTGCATCGGCACAGAAGGCGTTGGTGCGGTTGTCGCTGGTCGATCGCGCCTATTCGCTGATCAAGGGGGAGGCCAGTGGTGCCAATATTCCCGACTGGTCGCTGGTCGATGCCGGCGGCGGCGACACCGCGCTGGTGTTCGAAACGGTAGACGGCTCGCCGGTCGAGGATCTGCGCATTCCCGGCCTGTTCACCTATGGCGGGTTCCACGACTATTTTCTCGACCAGCTCGGTGCGGTCGCCACCAAGCTGTCTGCCGAAAGCTGGGTGCTCGGCGAGGAAGGCGCCAAGGCCAAGGTTGAATCGCAGTTCCAGTCGCTCGGCAACATGCTGCTCGAAAAATACCGCCAGGATTTCGTTGCTGCCTGGGAAGGATTGTTCGGCAAAGTGCGGCTGAAGCGGATGTCGGCAGACAAGCCGGAATACACCACAATCGCCTTCGCCTCGTCAGCCAATTCGCCGATCCGCAACCTGTTCCTGTCTGTTGCAAGAGAGACCAGCCTGACCAAGGAACCCGATGGCGCTGCTGGCGCAGGCGTTGCGGATCTGGTCGATGGCGCCACCGATCCCGGCCTTGGCACGGAACTGGCGCGGATCGCTGTACAGCGCGCCCGCGACCGGGCCACCGGATGGTCCAGAATCGGGATCAACCTGGCGCTGAAGAAATCCCAAAGCCGCCTCGGCGCAGGCGGGGCCGCGCAACGGCCGACCGTGCCGGGCGAAAACATCGAAGGCTATTTCCGCCCCTATCACCAGCTTGTGGACGGCGAAGTGGGACGGCGGCCGATCGACACGCTGATCACGACGCTTTACGAAATCTACCAGAGCCTGATCCTGGCGGCCACGAACCCGTCGCAAACGGAACGGGCGACGGCCAATCTCCAGGTGCAGATCGTCAATCTCCGCGCCAATGCGTCACGCCTGCCGACGCCGCTGCAGCGGATGATGGAGGTCGCGGTGTCCGATTTCGAGGGGGATGCGGCCGGCTCCACGATATCGCAGCTCAATCAGGCGTTAAACAGCGAGGTCACCCGGGTGTGCCAGGATGTGACGGCCAACCGCTATCCTTTTGCGCGCGGCAGCGGGCGCGATGTCCAGATGTCCGAATTTGCCCGCGTGTTTGCGCCCAATGGCGCCATCGACAAGTTCTTTGCCAACCGTCTGGCCACCTATGTCGACATGTCTGGCGAGCAGTGGGACTGGAAAGTGGATTCGGTGATCGCCCAGGAAATGTCGAAGGCAACCTTGCGCGAGTTCCAGCGCGCGTCGGAAATCCGCGATGCCTTCTTCCCATCCGGCTCGCCGCAGATCGGGCTGAGCATGGTGGTCCGGCCCAACACGATCTCCGGCAATGCCGAATTGGCGTTGATGGAGGTCAATGGAACGGTGATTCAGTCGCAGCAGGTCGGCAATGCGCCCGTCAGCATGACCTGGCCGGGCACCGGCGCCGGTTCGGCCAGCATCACGATCTTTCCGGAGCTGCCGGGCCGGAAATCCACCATCACGGAATCCGGACAGTGGGCTTTCATGCGGTTGATCGAAAAGGGCGGGGCCAGCCGCAGCGGCGACGGCATTGCCGTGAGATTCGTGATCGGCGGGCGCGAGGTGTCCTACAAGATCGAGGTCAATTCGCTCAGGAACCCGCTGACCCTGCCTGCGCTGAATGATTTCAAATGTCCGGCGGGCTTTTGA
- the tssL gene encoding type VI secretion system protein TssL, long form, translating to MSDPDDPFGAGNGNRTVIRPRPGGAASPSGFGSAPASPGSTVFSNQPFGSPAANTGGPTDWVSQQSPETAPKQAPPRPTRKIPLNVAIAAHSNAEVKTTNPITQAAVPLLVLLGRLRQLVVDMDAVPLMQHVARSINEFERTLLARGIDQEQVQIAKYTLCATADDIVQNLPGTEKHVWLQYSMLAQFFGARTSGTVLFDKIRQLLANPTVYYDLLELIHSCLSLGFEGQYRSAAGGDIELQRIRRDVFQTLRTVKPRGTDEISPRWRGVITKMRVSGGGMPLWAIAGLMLAFLAGVYMLLRFIIAGEGDAMAQTMVQLHPKSAIEIRREEFTPMVAEVFEADQAQLDRIRNALAPEIEEGLADAFIKGEKIVVAVSNVLLFPSGSADVTPEFEPLANRIAVALDKEPGPINIIGHTDNVKLRATSRFKSNYDLSVKRAESVAALILKFIAQPERITVTGRGEDDPVASNDTAENRAKNRRVEINIPREESL from the coding sequence ATGAGCGATCCTGACGATCCATTCGGCGCCGGCAATGGCAACAGGACGGTGATCCGTCCCAGACCCGGCGGGGCCGCGAGCCCCTCCGGTTTCGGGTCGGCGCCGGCGAGCCCGGGGTCGACGGTTTTCTCCAACCAGCCATTCGGTTCGCCTGCCGCAAACACTGGTGGTCCCACCGACTGGGTGTCGCAGCAATCGCCTGAAACCGCACCGAAACAAGCACCGCCCAGACCGACACGCAAGATCCCGCTCAATGTCGCCATTGCCGCCCACAGCAATGCCGAGGTCAAGACCACCAATCCGATCACTCAGGCTGCGGTGCCGCTGCTGGTGCTTTTGGGTCGGTTGCGGCAGCTGGTTGTGGACATGGACGCAGTGCCGCTGATGCAGCATGTCGCGCGCTCGATCAATGAATTCGAACGCACCCTGCTGGCGCGCGGCATTGACCAGGAACAGGTGCAGATCGCCAAATACACCCTGTGCGCCACCGCCGATGACATTGTCCAGAACCTGCCGGGAACCGAAAAGCATGTCTGGCTGCAATACAGCATGCTGGCACAGTTTTTCGGCGCCCGGACCTCGGGCACGGTGCTGTTTGACAAGATCCGCCAGTTGCTGGCCAATCCGACCGTCTATTACGATCTGCTGGAGCTGATCCATTCCTGTCTCTCGCTAGGCTTCGAGGGACAATACCGCTCCGCAGCCGGCGGCGACATCGAGTTGCAGCGGATCCGGCGGGATGTCTTCCAGACGCTTCGGACTGTCAAGCCGCGGGGAACCGACGAGATTTCACCGCGCTGGCGCGGCGTCATCACCAAGATGCGGGTATCGGGCGGCGGCATGCCGCTGTGGGCGATCGCGGGGCTGATGCTGGCCTTTCTGGCCGGGGTCTACATGCTGCTGCGCTTCATCATTGCCGGTGAGGGCGATGCCATGGCGCAGACCATGGTGCAGCTTCATCCGAAGTCGGCCATCGAAATCCGCCGAGAGGAATTCACTCCGATGGTGGCCGAGGTGTTCGAGGCCGACCAGGCCCAGCTCGACCGCATTCGCAACGCGCTGGCGCCGGAAATCGAGGAAGGCCTCGCGGACGCTTTCATCAAGGGTGAGAAAATCGTCGTGGCGGTGAGCAACGTGCTGCTGTTTCCCTCGGGCAGCGCCGATGTGACCCCGGAATTCGAGCCTCTGGCAAACCGGATCGCAGTCGCGCTGGACAAGGAGCCGGGGCCGATCAACATCATCGGCCACACCGACAATGTCAAACTGCGCGCCACCAGCCGGTTCAAGTCGAATTATGACCTGTCGGTCAAACGCGCCGAGTCCGTGGCCGCCCTGATCCTCAAATTCATTGCCCAGCCGGAGCGGATCACTGTGACCGGCCGCGGCGAGGACGATCCGGTCGCCAGTAATGACACTGCGGAGAACCGGGCCAAAAACCGAAGGGTGGAGATCAACATACCCCGGGAGGAGTCCCTGTGA